The following are from one region of the Methanoculleus caldifontis genome:
- a CDS encoding DUF5320 domain-containing protein, translating to MPGFDGTGPSGRGPMTGGRRGRCALPPAEAAEGESAAPVLRGVGRGGIPWGCGRGRCGGRARGRW from the coding sequence ATGCCAGGATTTGACGGAACGGGTCCCTCCGGCCGCGGCCCCATGACGGGCGGCCGCCGGGGACGGTGTGCCCTGCCTCCGGCGGAAGCGGCCGAAGGCGAGTCCGCCGCACCGGTCCTCCGCGGCGTCGGCCGGGGCGGGATCCCGTGGGGATGCGGTCGCGGTCGTTGTGGCGGTCGGGCACGCGGCCGGTGGTAA
- a CDS encoding DUF134 domain-containing protein, with protein MNTSEPGEGRCRRGRGRPRVRRVIGDEGAFRCFGPLCGRPDEIIVILPEEVEALRLVDLQGLEQEEAAVALGVSRKTLWRDLHEARAKVADALVHGKTIRIAGCGRRQKEGCPEDGDAPSGPPPG; from the coding sequence ATGAACACAAGCGAGCCCGGCGAGGGGCGCTGCCGCCGCGGGCGCGGCCGGCCCCGTGTCCGCCGGGTGATCGGCGATGAGGGGGCGTTCCGCTGTTTCGGCCCCCTCTGCGGGAGGCCCGACGAGATCATCGTCATCCTCCCCGAAGAGGTGGAGGCTCTCCGGCTCGTCGACCTCCAGGGGCTCGAGCAGGAGGAGGCCGCCGTCGCCCTCGGCGTCTCCAGAAAGACCCTCTGGCGCGACCTCCACGAGGCGCGGGCCAAGGTCGCCGACGCCCTGGTGCACGGGAAGACGATCCGGATCGCCGGGTGCGGCCGCCGGCAGAAAGAGGGGTGTCCCGAGGACGGAGACGCCCCCTCCGGGCCGCCGCCCGGGTGA
- a CDS encoding ATP cone domain-containing protein produces the protein MAEQQQMESRSWQETMVRKTNNQEEQFNPDKIRKSIQNAGADQKLADEITQQIQSSTHSGMTTTEIDNKIQETLKQRDMNAYNNWMKWKEQHQ, from the coding sequence ATGGCGGAACAGCAGCAGATGGAGTCCCGGTCCTGGCAGGAGACCATGGTCCGGAAGACCAACAACCAGGAGGAGCAGTTCAACCCTGACAAGATCAGGAAGTCGATCCAGAACGCCGGAGCGGACCAGAAACTGGCGGACGAGATCACCCAGCAGATCCAGAGCAGCACGCACAGCGGGATGACGACCACCGAGATCGACAACAAGATCCAGGAGACCCTCAAGCAGAGGGATATGAACGCCTACAACAACTGGATGAAGTGGAAAGAGCAGCACCAGTAG
- a CDS encoding phosphomannomutase/phosphoglucomutase: MAGIFRAYDIRGRYPDELDEATARRIGNAFVGLLAAERIVVGRDMRLSSPSLARAFSRGAVEAGAEVADIGMASTPLLNYAVTAGGFDGGAMVTASHLPGEMNGFKLDRENAVPLSGDRDLPLLETRVGEEPVARAGGSCRRLEMLDAYIGKVAGFVRNPRPLTIVVDAGNGMAGPEVPRLFERVPAWGLVPMYLEPDGRFPHHHANPLDPATTRELQDRVVAEGAEFGVAFDGDGDRCGFVDERGRRVREDLVTGLIAAFLLEENPGAAILYDLRSSRAVVEVIGEAGGRPVRSRVGHAFIKALMREEDALFAGELSGHYYYREMGFVDNGLLTMVLVANLIAASGRSLSELVRPLDRYSSTGEINLRVSDPAAVLAVLAALYRDADLDRLDGLTAGYPDWWFNIRRSHTEPVVRLNLEAETKELMDEKVREVLAAIRKADPAAREA; encoded by the coding sequence GTGGCCGGGATCTTCCGGGCTTACGATATCCGGGGGCGCTACCCGGACGAGCTCGACGAAGCGACGGCGCGGAGGATCGGGAACGCCTTCGTCGGGCTCCTCGCGGCGGAGCGGATCGTCGTCGGCCGGGACATGCGTCTCTCGTCGCCATCGCTCGCCCGGGCGTTCTCCCGCGGGGCAGTCGAGGCCGGGGCGGAGGTCGCCGATATCGGTATGGCGAGCACCCCGCTCCTCAACTACGCCGTCACCGCCGGGGGGTTCGACGGCGGGGCGATGGTGACGGCCTCCCACCTCCCCGGGGAGATGAACGGGTTCAAACTGGACCGCGAGAACGCCGTTCCCCTCTCCGGGGACCGGGACCTCCCCCTTCTCGAGACCCGGGTGGGGGAGGAACCAGTCGCCCGCGCCGGCGGGTCCTGCCGCCGGCTCGAGATGCTTGATGCCTACATCGGGAAGGTGGCCGGGTTCGTGCGGAACCCCCGGCCGCTCACGATCGTCGTGGACGCAGGGAACGGGATGGCCGGGCCGGAGGTCCCCCGGCTCTTCGAGCGGGTCCCGGCGTGGGGGCTCGTGCCGATGTATCTCGAACCCGACGGGCGGTTCCCCCACCACCACGCGAACCCCCTCGACCCCGCGACCACCCGGGAACTGCAGGACCGGGTCGTGGCCGAGGGCGCGGAGTTCGGGGTCGCGTTCGACGGCGACGGGGACCGGTGCGGGTTCGTCGACGAGCGGGGAAGGCGCGTCCGCGAGGACCTGGTGACCGGGCTCATCGCGGCGTTCCTGCTCGAAGAGAACCCGGGGGCGGCGATCCTCTACGATCTGCGGTCGAGCCGGGCGGTCGTCGAGGTGATCGGGGAGGCGGGAGGGCGGCCTGTCCGGTCCCGGGTGGGCCACGCCTTCATCAAGGCCCTGATGCGGGAGGAGGACGCCCTCTTTGCCGGGGAACTCTCCGGGCACTACTACTACCGGGAGATGGGGTTCGTCGACAACGGGCTCCTGACGATGGTGCTGGTCGCAAACCTCATCGCCGCGAGCGGCCGGAGCCTCTCGGAACTCGTCCGGCCCCTCGACCGCTACTCCTCGACCGGGGAGATCAACCTCAGGGTGAGCGACCCGGCAGCGGTCCTCGCGGTGCTTGCGGCGCTCTACCGGGACGCGGACCTCGACCGCCTCGACGGGCTGACGGCGGGCTACCCCGACTGGTGGTTCAACATCCGCCGCTCCCACACCGAGCCGGTGGTGCGGCTGAACCTGGAGGCGGAGACGAAGGAACTCATGGACGAGAAGGTGCGGGAAGTGCTCGCGGCCATCCGGAAGGCCGACCCGGCGGCGCGGGAGGCGTAG
- the nifS gene encoding cysteine desulfurase NifS → MERRRSVYLDHAATTPVRPEVARAMLPYFSERFGNPSSLYALAREAKGAVEEVRDRVAAAIGASPEEVFFTAGGTEADNWAIKGVAAANRRKGDHIVTSAIEHHAVLHPCRALEKQGYRVTYLPVDEFGRVEPERVEEAITDKTILVSVMAANNEVGTIQPVAAIAKIARDRGVPFHTDAVQAIGAFPVDVERMGADLLALSAHKFGGPKGVGALYIRRGTRVGTFMDGGAQERGRRAGTENVPGIVGMGKAIEIAVAEMPQKSVWLAATRDKLIRGILDSIPDTRLNGHPTERLPNNVNVAFRYVEGESILLMLDALGIAASTGSACTSASLEPSHVLTACGLPPEHAHGSLRLTLGSRNTGEDVDYVLEVLPQVIGRLREISPLGGGM, encoded by the coding sequence ATGGAGAGGAGACGATCGGTCTACCTGGACCATGCGGCGACGACGCCGGTGCGGCCGGAGGTCGCCCGCGCGATGCTCCCCTACTTCTCGGAGCGGTTCGGGAACCCCTCCTCGCTCTACGCCCTCGCCCGCGAGGCGAAGGGGGCGGTGGAGGAGGTCCGGGACCGGGTGGCGGCGGCGATCGGCGCGAGCCCCGAGGAGGTCTTCTTCACCGCGGGCGGGACGGAGGCCGACAACTGGGCGATCAAGGGGGTGGCGGCGGCGAACCGGCGGAAGGGCGACCATATCGTCACCTCCGCAATCGAGCACCACGCGGTCCTCCACCCCTGCCGGGCCCTCGAGAAGCAGGGCTACCGGGTCACCTACCTCCCCGTCGACGAGTTCGGCAGGGTGGAGCCTGAGCGGGTCGAGGAGGCGATCACGGACAAAACTATCCTCGTCTCGGTGATGGCGGCAAACAACGAGGTCGGGACGATCCAGCCCGTGGCGGCGATCGCGAAGATCGCTCGCGACCGCGGCGTCCCGTTCCACACCGACGCCGTCCAGGCGATCGGGGCCTTTCCGGTCGACGTCGAGAGGATGGGGGCCGACCTCCTCGCCCTCTCGGCCCACAAGTTCGGCGGGCCGAAAGGGGTAGGAGCGCTCTATATCCGGCGGGGGACCCGTGTTGGGACGTTCATGGACGGCGGGGCGCAGGAGCGGGGACGTCGGGCCGGGACCGAGAACGTCCCCGGGATCGTCGGGATGGGAAAGGCGATCGAGATCGCGGTCGCCGAGATGCCGCAGAAGTCTGTCTGGCTCGCCGCGACGCGCGATAAACTCATCCGGGGGATCCTCGATTCTATCCCGGACACCCGGTTGAACGGCCACCCGACCGAGCGGCTGCCAAACAACGTCAACGTCGCGTTCCGCTACGTCGAGGGGGAGTCGATCCTGCTCATGCTCGACGCCCTCGGCATCGCGGCCTCGACGGGGAGCGCCTGCACCTCGGCCTCGCTCGAGCCCTCCCACGTCCTGACCGCCTGCGGTCTCCCGCCGGAACACGCCCACGGCTCGCTCCGGCTCACGCTCGGCTCCCGGAACACAGGGGAGGACGTCGACTACGTCCTCGAGGTGCTCCCGCAGGTGATAGGAAGGCTGCGCGAGATCTCCCCGCTCGGGGGAGGAATGTGA
- a CDS encoding Lon protease family protein: MIQPLEIEEYRHVYEPGKVECASTGEMRPLEEIIGQERALRALRFGLEIREPGFNVYAAGAQGTGRMRAVQSFLDQLAKQKPRASDWVYVHNFQNQYEPNAIALPAGQGTRFREEMKQFIEEARQALPRAFQSEEYAKRRDETLQLLQGTRTDLIARINQKAQEAGFVIQMSPIGLLTIPIIDGRPVPEEEFITLPGEVRAEVQRRREALNAELRSTLRQVQDIERQGAEAVKDVNHDIALYAIGNLVAELREKYAGVAEVPEYIDAVQNDILENLQAFLGVPEQPGAPPQFQAFIREMPFRKYEVNIVVDNADDGGAPVVVEQNPTFQNLLGKIEKEVQFGIFTTDFTMIRPGSLHKANGGYLVLSVEDLLRAPLSWDGLKTALKTGEAVIEEPGERMGFITAKTIKPEPIPLDIKVALIGTPMIYQALYQMDPDFKELFKVKADFDTVMDRNDENAGKYADFMCNLVREEKLRHLDREAIARVVEYGSRLAADKHKLSTQFAAVADLIREANFYAASDGAEQIRKQHITKAIEEKIYRSNLIQQKIEEYIRRGIFLIETEGEKIGQVNGLSVIGLGDFAFGRPSKVTASIGVGREGIMDIEREAALGGPIHTKGVLIISGYLNNNYAHDKPLALSARLVFEQSYEGIEGDSASSTELYALLSALSGLPLKQYIAVTGSVNQKGEVQAIGGVNEKLEGFYEVCKARGLDGTQGALIPASNVQNLMLKEEVVEAARAGKFRIYPVRTIDEGIEVLTGVPAGTRREDGTYEEGTVNYLVDRRLGEMAEAMRGFQPMAAK, from the coding sequence ATGATTCAACCCTTGGAGATAGAAGAGTACCGACACGTCTACGAGCCGGGAAAGGTCGAATGCGCCAGCACCGGCGAGATGCGGCCGCTGGAGGAGATCATCGGCCAGGAGCGGGCGCTCCGGGCGCTCCGGTTCGGCCTGGAGATCCGGGAGCCCGGGTTCAACGTCTACGCCGCAGGGGCCCAGGGAACCGGACGGATGCGTGCCGTCCAGAGTTTCCTCGACCAGCTCGCGAAGCAAAAGCCCCGGGCGAGCGACTGGGTCTACGTCCACAACTTCCAGAACCAGTACGAGCCCAACGCCATCGCGCTCCCCGCCGGGCAGGGGACCCGGTTCAGGGAGGAGATGAAGCAGTTCATCGAGGAAGCCCGGCAGGCGCTTCCCCGGGCGTTCCAGAGCGAGGAGTACGCCAAGCGCCGTGACGAGACCCTCCAGTTGCTCCAGGGGACCAGGACCGACCTCATTGCCCGGATCAATCAAAAGGCCCAGGAAGCGGGGTTCGTCATCCAGATGAGCCCTATCGGTCTTTTAACCATCCCAATCATCGACGGGAGGCCGGTACCCGAGGAGGAGTTCATCACCCTCCCCGGCGAGGTGCGGGCGGAGGTCCAGCGGCGGCGGGAGGCCCTGAACGCCGAACTCCGGAGCACGCTCAGGCAGGTGCAGGATATCGAGCGGCAGGGGGCAGAAGCGGTCAAGGACGTGAACCACGACATCGCCCTCTACGCGATCGGCAACCTCGTCGCCGAACTCAGGGAGAAGTATGCCGGCGTCGCGGAGGTGCCCGAATACATCGACGCCGTCCAGAACGACATCCTCGAGAACCTCCAGGCCTTCCTCGGCGTCCCCGAGCAGCCGGGCGCCCCGCCGCAGTTCCAGGCCTTCATCCGGGAGATGCCGTTCCGAAAGTACGAGGTGAACATCGTCGTCGACAACGCCGATGACGGGGGCGCGCCGGTGGTCGTCGAGCAGAACCCCACCTTCCAGAACCTCCTCGGCAAGATCGAGAAAGAGGTCCAGTTCGGGATCTTCACGACCGACTTCACGATGATCCGGCCGGGCTCGCTCCATAAGGCCAACGGCGGCTACCTCGTCCTGAGCGTCGAGGATCTCCTCCGGGCTCCCCTCTCCTGGGACGGGCTCAAGACGGCCTTAAAGACCGGGGAGGCCGTCATCGAGGAGCCGGGGGAGCGGATGGGGTTCATCACGGCCAAGACCATCAAGCCCGAACCCATCCCTCTCGATATCAAGGTGGCCCTCATCGGGACGCCGATGATCTACCAGGCCCTCTATCAGATGGACCCCGACTTCAAGGAGCTCTTCAAGGTCAAGGCCGACTTCGACACCGTGATGGACCGAAACGACGAGAACGCCGGAAAATACGCCGACTTTATGTGCAACCTCGTCCGCGAGGAGAAACTCCGGCACCTGGACCGGGAGGCGATCGCCCGGGTGGTCGAGTACGGCTCGCGCCTCGCGGCGGACAAGCATAAGCTCTCGACCCAGTTCGCCGCGGTGGCCGATCTCATCAGAGAAGCGAACTTCTACGCCGCAAGCGACGGCGCAGAGCAGATACGGAAGCAGCATATCACGAAGGCGATCGAGGAGAAGATCTACCGCTCGAACCTGATCCAGCAGAAGATCGAGGAGTACATCCGCCGGGGGATCTTCCTGATCGAGACCGAAGGGGAGAAGATCGGGCAGGTGAACGGCCTCTCTGTCATCGGGCTCGGCGATTTCGCTTTCGGGCGGCCGTCGAAGGTGACCGCGAGCATCGGGGTCGGCCGCGAGGGTATCATGGATATCGAGCGGGAAGCGGCGCTCGGCGGGCCGATCCACACGAAGGGCGTCCTGATCATCAGCGGCTACCTCAACAACAACTACGCGCACGACAAGCCGCTCGCCCTCTCGGCCCGGCTCGTCTTCGAACAGAGTTACGAGGGGATCGAGGGCGACTCCGCGTCGAGCACCGAACTCTACGCCCTCCTCTCGGCGCTCTCGGGCCTGCCCTTAAAGCAGTATATCGCCGTCACGGGCTCGGTGAACCAGAAGGGCGAGGTTCAGGCGATCGGCGGGGTGAACGAGAAACTGGAAGGATTCTACGAGGTCTGCAAGGCCAGGGGTCTCGATGGGACCCAGGGCGCCCTGATCCCGGCAAGCAACGTCCAGAACCTGATGCTGAAAGAGGAGGTCGTCGAGGCGGCGCGGGCCGGGAAGTTCCGGATCTACCCGGTGCGGACGATCGACGAGGGGATCGAGGTCCTCACAGGCGTCCCGGCGGGCACGCGCCGGGAGGACGGGACGTATGAAGAGGGGACGGTGAACTACCTGGTGGACCGGCGCCTTGGGGAGATGGCGGAGGCGATGCGCGGGTTCCAGCCGATGGCGGCGAAGTGA
- a CDS encoding NifB/NifX family molybdenum-iron cluster-binding protein, with protein sequence MRIAIAQDENRVSEHFGHCEGYAIFDVEESIIYRRDDLPNPGHEPGRLPVFLAEHGVNRIIAGGMGPRAVEIFHANGIEVLLGISGNVDYIAQDYIAGRLAPGESSCHHEDGGECSGH encoded by the coding sequence ATGCGGATTGCAATTGCACAGGACGAAAACCGTGTCTCCGAACACTTCGGGCACTGTGAAGGGTACGCTATCTTCGATGTCGAGGAGTCGATCATCTACCGGCGGGACGACCTGCCGAACCCCGGCCACGAACCCGGCCGGCTCCCGGTCTTCCTCGCAGAGCACGGCGTCAACCGGATCATCGCCGGCGGGATGGGCCCGCGGGCCGTCGAGATCTTCCACGCGAACGGCATCGAGGTCCTCCTCGGCATCAGCGGGAACGTCGACTACATCGCGCAGGACTACATCGCCGGCCGTCTTGCGCCGGGAGAGAGTTCCTGCCACCACGAGGACGGCGGAGAGTGCAGCGGGCACTGA
- a CDS encoding NifB/NifX family molybdenum-iron cluster-binding protein: MIVCITARAAGTDAPVEERFGRAPCFVFVDTETGASESVQNPLIDAAGGVGPRAVQMLSEHGATVLITGQVGGNAAKALEAGGIRAYAYRGSGSVADALAGYAAGNLTPLSLS, from the coding sequence ATGATTGTCTGCATCACAGCCCGCGCCGCGGGCACGGATGCCCCGGTCGAAGAGCGGTTCGGCCGGGCACCCTGCTTCGTCTTCGTCGACACGGAGACGGGAGCCTCAGAATCGGTCCAGAATCCCCTCATCGATGCCGCAGGCGGGGTCGGGCCCCGGGCGGTCCAGATGCTCTCGGAGCACGGCGCGACGGTCCTCATCACCGGCCAGGTCGGCGGGAACGCCGCGAAAGCCCTCGAGGCCGGCGGGATCAGGGCATACGCCTACCGCGGGAGCGGCAGTGTCGCCGATGCCCTCGCCGGGTACGCAGCCGGGAACTTAACGCCGCTCTCCCTCTCCTGA
- a CDS encoding ATP-binding protein encodes MKIAIASGKGGTGKSTVAANLACVLSCTRDVVLVDCDVEEPNLHLFFPAAAVDVPVTTPVPAINLDRCTFCGECGKFCRFGALTVLKDRVLVFPELCHSCGGCALVCPQGAVREIPRTVGRVACSRPIPRLTLVSGVLNEGEVQAPAVIRAAKMLAEGHPLAIYDASPGIACPVIETLEGSDACVLVTESTPFGLHDLSLAAEVVEKIGIPAGVVINRSDGEDAPTMEFCRERDLPVLMTIPFSREIAAVQNRGGLICRDLPGWEERFAGLFERIPGVRP; translated from the coding sequence ATGAAGATCGCGATTGCAAGTGGCAAAGGGGGAACCGGGAAGAGCACGGTGGCGGCGAACCTCGCCTGCGTCCTCTCCTGCACCCGCGACGTCGTCCTCGTCGACTGCGACGTCGAGGAGCCGAACCTCCACCTCTTCTTCCCGGCCGCCGCCGTGGACGTGCCGGTGACGACGCCGGTCCCGGCGATCAATCTCGACCGTTGTACTTTCTGCGGCGAGTGCGGGAAATTCTGCCGTTTTGGAGCCCTTACGGTCCTGAAAGACCGTGTGCTCGTCTTCCCGGAGCTCTGCCACTCCTGCGGGGGCTGCGCCCTCGTCTGCCCGCAGGGCGCGGTCCGGGAAATCCCGCGCACCGTCGGCCGGGTCGCCTGCTCCCGCCCCATCCCCCGCCTCACGCTGGTGAGCGGGGTCTTGAACGAGGGGGAGGTCCAGGCCCCGGCGGTCATCCGGGCGGCAAAGATGCTCGCGGAGGGGCACCCGCTCGCCATCTACGACGCCTCGCCGGGGATCGCCTGCCCGGTGATCGAGACGCTCGAAGGGAGCGACGCCTGTGTCCTAGTGACGGAATCGACGCCGTTCGGGCTGCACGACCTCAGCCTCGCGGCGGAGGTGGTGGAGAAGATCGGCATTCCCGCCGGCGTCGTCATCAACCGGAGCGACGGCGAGGACGCCCCGACAATGGAGTTCTGCCGGGAGCGCGACCTCCCCGTCCTGATGACCATCCCGTTCTCGCGGGAGATTGCCGCCGTCCAGAACCGGGGCGGGCTCATCTGCCGCGACCTCCCCGGCTGGGAGGAGCGGTTCGCCGGGCTCTTTGAGAGGATACCGGGGGTGCGCCCGTGA
- a CDS encoding ATP-binding protein — MIRLAVVSGKGGTGKTMVTAALADVSAVPQVLADCDVDAANLSLLLDPRRISTEEFRGLAAARIDLERCRDCGICADHCRFGAIVRRDDAWTVEALHCEGCGVCTYVCPMGAVSMEPRVCGEIYVSGTEMGDLAHARLFPGSGNSGLLVTGVKKRALARSAGRDLLLADGPPGIGCPLIATVGGMDAVLVVTEPGVSALHDLERLVTVCRRFGVRIFVAINRFDLAEDICKRIEDYCGREGITVAGKIPFDPAVVAAVRGGWPVTRTDSSAAKALRALRDNLFSELGLP; from the coding sequence GTGATCCGGCTCGCGGTCGTCAGCGGCAAGGGCGGCACGGGGAAGACGATGGTGACGGCGGCGCTCGCGGACGTGAGCGCGGTGCCGCAGGTCCTCGCGGACTGCGACGTGGACGCCGCGAACCTCTCTCTCCTCCTCGACCCCCGCCGGATCAGCACCGAGGAGTTCCGGGGGCTTGCAGCGGCCCGGATCGATCTCGAGCGCTGCCGCGACTGCGGGATCTGCGCCGACCACTGCCGGTTCGGGGCGATCGTCCGCCGGGACGACGCCTGGACGGTGGAAGCCCTGCACTGCGAGGGCTGCGGCGTCTGCACCTACGTCTGCCCGATGGGGGCGGTCTCGATGGAGCCGCGTGTCTGCGGCGAGATCTACGTCTCCGGGACGGAGATGGGGGACCTCGCCCACGCCCGGCTCTTTCCGGGCTCCGGGAACTCGGGGCTGCTCGTCACCGGGGTGAAGAAGCGGGCGCTCGCCCGGTCGGCTGGCCGGGACCTGCTCCTTGCCGACGGCCCGCCGGGGATCGGGTGCCCGCTGATCGCGACGGTCGGGGGCATGGACGCGGTCCTCGTCGTCACGGAACCGGGAGTCTCGGCGCTCCACGATCTGGAGCGGCTCGTGACGGTCTGCCGGCGATTCGGGGTCAGGATCTTCGTCGCCATCAACCGGTTCGACCTCGCGGAGGATATCTGCAAGAGGATCGAGGACTACTGCGGGCGGGAAGGCATCACGGTGGCGGGGAAGATCCCGTTCGACCCGGCGGTCGTCGCCGCGGTCCGGGGCGGCTGGCCCGTGACCCGGACCGACTCGTCGGCGGCGAAGGCGCTGCGGGCGCTCCGGGACAACCTCTTCTCCGAACTCGGGCTCCCGTGA
- a CDS encoding CxxC-x17-CxxC domain-containing protein encodes MSNPMDYNRGNRNFGGPRNFGGPREMTKTVCSDCGKECEVPFKPTEGRPVYCQDCLPKHRKPRF; translated from the coding sequence ATGAGCAATCCAATGGATTATAACAGAGGCAACAGAAATTTCGGCGGCCCGAGGAACTTCGGCGGCCCCCGTGAAATGACCAAGACCGTTTGTTCCGACTGTGGGAAAGAGTGCGAAGTCCCGTTCAAGCCGACCGAAGGCAGACCCGTCTATTGCCAGGACTGCCTCCCCAAGCACAGAAAGCCCCGGTTCTAA
- a CDS encoding nucleotidyltransferase family protein has product MPKKPEDIPSHWTVRSIIDALARVKPYLRERYHIREIGVFGSYVHNEQSAGSDLDILIELDEPIGWDVVDLKEDLERILGLPVDLALKGGIARQPRLMHAVDAEAVYV; this is encoded by the coding sequence GTGCCGAAAAAGCCTGAAGATATCCCCTCCCACTGGACCGTGCGGTCGATCATCGACGCGCTCGCAAGAGTGAAGCCGTACCTTCGGGAGCGGTATCACATCCGGGAGATCGGGGTCTTCGGCTCGTATGTGCACAACGAACAGAGCGCAGGGAGCGATCTCGACATCCTGATCGAGCTCGACGAGCCGATCGGCTGGGATGTCGTGGACCTCAAAGAGGACCTGGAGAGGATCCTCGGTCTCCCCGTAGATCTCGCGCTGAAGGGTGGGATCGCCCGGCAGCCACGGCTCATGCATGCCGTCGACGCGGAAGCGGTATATGTCTAA
- the thiC gene encoding phosphomethylpyrimidine synthase ThiC, whose protein sequence is MKTQIEEAREGSVTPRMEAVAAAEGVEAESLRHSVAVGEAVIMTRGTCSVGIGRGLRTKVNVNLGTSTSRVHPEEEVEKARIAGLHGADTITDLSTGGDIPAIRRAIFAAVPLPVTTVPVYQAAAEIGVGAMTAEDILATIRHQAEEGVSSFVLHAVTRKMIDAAWDGERIMGIVSKGGSITAAYMLTNDTENPFVEHFDEILAVLRRHDIVLSLGNTMRSGCIHDEMDEAQKEEMRWNARLAAYAHERGVQTIIEGLGGHVRADRIPVYLRRYREHSPAPLFVAGPLPIDTAVGYDHIAGCVGASIASGAGADYLCYLTPAEHLGLPTPDQVREGLIAFKIAAHIGDSIKHGRDAEDLALARSRSCLDWDGQIAHAIDPETARNLAPEQGPCTMCGDFCAIALMKRLREQR, encoded by the coding sequence ATGAAGACTCAGATCGAGGAGGCCCGGGAGGGGTCCGTCACTCCCCGGATGGAAGCGGTCGCAGCGGCCGAAGGGGTCGAGGCCGAAAGCCTCCGCCACTCCGTCGCCGTCGGCGAAGCCGTCATCATGACACGGGGAACGTGCTCGGTCGGCATCGGTCGCGGCCTGCGGACGAAGGTCAACGTCAACCTGGGAACTTCGACCTCCCGGGTTCACCCTGAAGAGGAGGTCGAGAAGGCCAGGATCGCCGGGTTGCACGGCGCGGATACCATCACCGATCTCTCTACCGGGGGAGACATCCCGGCGATCAGGCGGGCGATCTTTGCCGCCGTCCCTCTCCCGGTCACCACGGTGCCGGTCTACCAGGCCGCCGCCGAGATCGGCGTCGGTGCCATGACCGCAGAGGATATCCTCGCCACCATCAGGCATCAGGCAGAGGAGGGAGTCTCCTCGTTCGTCCTCCATGCCGTCACCAGGAAGATGATCGACGCCGCCTGGGACGGGGAGCGGATCATGGGAATCGTCTCGAAGGGCGGATCGATCACCGCCGCCTACATGCTCACCAACGACACCGAAAATCCCTTCGTCGAGCACTTCGACGAGATCCTTGCCGTCCTCAGGAGACACGATATCGTCCTCTCCCTCGGCAACACGATGCGGAGCGGGTGCATCCACGACGAGATGGACGAGGCCCAGAAGGAGGAGATGCGCTGGAATGCACGGCTTGCCGCTTACGCCCATGAACGCGGCGTCCAGACGATCATCGAGGGACTCGGCGGCCACGTCAGGGCCGATCGGATCCCTGTCTACCTCCGGCGTTACCGGGAACACTCCCCCGCTCCGCTGTTTGTCGCCGGCCCTCTTCCCATCGACACCGCCGTCGGGTATGACCACATCGCCGGGTGCGTCGGCGCAAGCATCGCAAGCGGCGCAGGTGCCGACTATCTCTGTTACCTCACCCCGGCCGAGCACCTCGGTCTTCCGACCCCCGATCAGGTGCGGGAAGGGCTCATCGCTTTTAAGATCGCCGCTCACATCGGGGATTCGATCAAGCACGGCCGGGACGCCGAAGATCTCGCCCTTGCCCGCTCCCGTTCCTGCCTCGACTGGGACGGACAGATCGCCCATGCCATCGACCCGGAGACTGCAAGGAATCTCGCCCCCGAACAGGGGCCCTGTACGATGTGCGGGGACTTCTGTGCGATCGCCCTGATGAAGCGGCTCAGGGAGCAGAGGTAA
- a CDS encoding 4Fe-4S binding protein — protein sequence MLPYPAHPHAGESHRRCDDRSADGGGGPDSGGVRDGTTGLTARLNVEIPGVDRRDVVAARLREAGIEPGSTGAAPRSVVGCKGTVCREGAVRVVDGEARHAEENCVGCGNCITVCPMEAIGVAVEGVRFGEMMERVGTEEVFAAAGLRPRR from the coding sequence GTGCTCCCGTACCCCGCTCACCCCCACGCGGGGGAGAGTCATCGCCGGTGTGATGACCGCAGCGCAGATGGCGGCGGTGGCCCGGATAGCGGAGGAGTTCGGGACGGCACGACCGGGCTGACTGCCCGGCTCAACGTCGAGATCCCCGGCGTCGACCGGCGGGACGTGGTCGCGGCGAGGCTCCGGGAGGCCGGGATAGAGCCGGGGAGCACCGGTGCTGCCCCCCGTTCCGTCGTCGGCTGCAAGGGCACGGTCTGCCGTGAGGGGGCGGTCCGGGTCGTCGACGGCGAGGCCCGCCACGCGGAAGAGAACTGCGTCGGGTGCGGCAACTGTATAACCGTCTGCCCCATGGAGGCGATCGGCGTCGCGGTGGAGGGGGTGCGGTTCGGCGAGATGATGGAGCGGGTTGGGACGGAGGAGGTCTTTGCGGCCGCGGGGCTCCGACCGCGGCGGTGA